A genome region from Alphaproteobacteria bacterium includes the following:
- a CDS encoding DUF983 domain-containing protein, with translation MTTPAPQSLTTSLARGLRGKCPACNKGSVFRAHLKVADRCADCGEEFHHHRADDFPAYIVILILGHILVPLVMFTEKHFSPPYLFHVLVWPPVAVGLSWLMLQPVKGMVVALQWHMGLHGFDEARKKRLG, from the coding sequence ATGACCACGCCCGCCCCACAATCTCTGACCACCTCGCTTGCGCGGGGCTTGCGCGGCAAATGCCCTGCCTGCAACAAAGGTTCGGTTTTCCGCGCGCACCTGAAGGTGGCAGACCGTTGTGCGGATTGCGGCGAGGAATTCCACCACCACCGCGCCGATGATTTTCCCGCCTATATCGTCATCCTCATCCTCGGCCATATTCTTGTGCCGCTGGTGATGTTCACGGAAAAGCATTTCTCGCCGCCGTACCTGTTCCACGTGCTGGTCTGGCCGCCGGTCGCGGTTGGGTTGTCCTGGCTGATGCTGCAGCCGGTCAAGGGCATGGTGGTCGCGCTGCAATGGCATATGGGGCTGCATGGTTTCGACGAAGCGCGCAAAAAACGTCTCGGCTAG
- a CDS encoding 3-hydroxyacyl-CoA dehydrogenase: MAIKKAAVIGAGVMGAGIAAHLANAGYEVELLDRVDPKNPANRTAIAEGAIEKLLKTNPAPLMHKKNARKIRPGNTEDNLDRLKDVDIIIEAVFEDPKVKSDIFKKIDANRKPGSIVASNTSTIPLKDLIADQSDALKKDFVITHFFNPPRYMPLLELVTSEHNDPAMVADLTRFLDEKLGKGVVHCNDTPGFIANRIGTFWIQSAINEAIARKITVEEADAIVGKPMGVPKTGIFGLVDLVGLDLMPHISKSLMGSLPAEDAYVKANRTHPVIDNMIKEGYTGRKGKGGFYRRDENKNDFAVDLETGALHPKNKVVPAKSAFAKASTAIGRVLSAPLKLFSKKKEGAERQKPIELEILNASKKGGLRALVEHDDKYGEYAWSVIKQTLVYSLNHAHTVAGSIYDVDQGMKLGYNWKYGPFEMLDKLGTDYFIKRLEKDGEPVPELLKKAAGKTFYKNIDNKLNMLNKDGEYVEVKRPEGVLLLSDVKRDKKNLVAKNMSASLWDIGDGVMCLEFHSKMNSLDFMSLGMMNKAADIIENGGKPGGKFKALVIHNEADDFSVGANIGVALYAAKAKQYWLVEKMVKMGQDTYKRLKYANFPVVSAPAGKALGGGCEILLHSTHVQAHAETYPGLVEVGVGLLPAWGGSTELMTRAKQNKRLPGGPMPAVGAVFETISTAKVGLSAFEAKDLGYFRETDGVTMNKSRLLADAKKKALELSVDFKPEVPFNMTLPGASGAAALSMAVDGFFLKGQATSYDVVVSDKVGKVLTGGDLAGPGVVVTQDYLRELERKHFMELVHDKRTMARIETMLKTGKPLREQPLKGQTAQKLREDADRPGFIARAITNPIKGVFNKLTHKAVNDNTTALERDTKAKVNWPNVTPPKKTP, from the coding sequence ATGGCTATTAAAAAAGCAGCGGTCATCGGCGCGGGCGTCATGGGGGCAGGCATTGCCGCCCACCTCGCCAATGCCGGTTACGAGGTCGAACTCCTCGACCGCGTCGATCCGAAAAACCCCGCGAACCGCACGGCGATTGCCGAAGGCGCGATTGAAAAACTGCTGAAGACGAATCCCGCGCCCCTGATGCACAAGAAAAACGCGCGCAAGATCCGCCCCGGCAACACAGAAGACAACCTCGACCGCCTGAAAGACGTCGATATCATCATCGAAGCGGTCTTCGAAGACCCCAAGGTGAAATCCGACATCTTCAAGAAAATCGACGCGAACCGCAAACCCGGCTCCATCGTCGCCTCCAACACCTCGACGATTCCGCTGAAAGACCTGATCGCCGACCAGTCGGACGCGCTGAAAAAGGATTTCGTCATCACCCACTTCTTCAACCCGCCGCGCTATATGCCGCTGCTGGAGCTGGTGACGTCGGAACACAACGACCCTGCGATGGTGGCTGACCTGACCCGCTTCCTCGATGAAAAACTGGGCAAGGGCGTCGTGCATTGCAACGACACCCCCGGCTTCATCGCGAACCGTATCGGCACCTTCTGGATCCAGAGCGCGATCAACGAAGCGATTGCGCGCAAGATCACGGTCGAGGAAGCGGATGCCATCGTCGGCAAGCCCATGGGCGTGCCGAAAACCGGCATCTTCGGCCTCGTCGATCTCGTCGGCCTCGACCTGATGCCCCATATCTCGAAATCGCTGATGGGCTCGCTGCCTGCCGAAGACGCGTATGTGAAAGCAAACCGCACGCATCCCGTGATCGACAACATGATCAAGGAAGGCTATACGGGCCGCAAAGGCAAGGGCGGTTTCTACCGCCGCGACGAAAACAAGAACGACTTCGCGGTCGATCTTGAAACCGGCGCACTGCACCCGAAGAACAAGGTCGTGCCTGCGAAATCCGCTTTCGCAAAAGCATCGACCGCCATCGGCCGCGTGCTTTCCGCTCCCCTGAAACTTTTCTCGAAAAAGAAAGAGGGCGCCGAACGCCAGAAACCGATCGAGCTGGAAATCCTCAACGCCTCCAAAAAAGGCGGCTTGCGCGCATTGGTCGAACATGACGACAAATACGGCGAATATGCCTGGTCGGTGATCAAGCAGACGCTCGTCTATTCGCTCAACCATGCACACACCGTTGCAGGTTCGATCTATGATGTCGATCAGGGCATGAAGCTGGGCTATAACTGGAAATACGGCCCGTTCGAGATGCTCGATAAACTCGGCACCGATTACTTCATCAAGCGCCTTGAAAAAGACGGCGAGCCCGTCCCCGAACTGCTGAAAAAAGCGGCCGGCAAGACGTTCTATAAAAATATCGACAACAAGCTCAACATGCTCAACAAAGACGGCGAGTATGTGGAAGTCAAACGCCCCGAAGGCGTGCTGCTGCTGTCCGACGTGAAGCGCGACAAGAAAAACCTTGTGGCGAAAAACATGTCGGCATCGCTGTGGGATATCGGCGACGGCGTGATGTGCCTCGAATTCCATTCGAAGATGAACTCGCTCGATTTCATGTCACTCGGCATGATGAACAAGGCGGCGGACATCATCGAAAACGGCGGCAAGCCGGGCGGCAAGTTTAAGGCGCTGGTCATCCACAACGAAGCGGATGATTTCTCCGTCGGCGCAAACATAGGCGTCGCGCTTTATGCCGCGAAAGCCAAGCAATACTGGCTGGTCGAGAAAATGGTGAAGATGGGGCAGGATACCTACAAACGCCTCAAATACGCCAATTTCCCCGTCGTGTCGGCACCTGCCGGCAAGGCGCTGGGCGGCGGCTGCGAGATCCTGCTGCACAGCACCCATGTACAGGCGCATGCCGAAACCTATCCGGGCCTCGTCGAAGTCGGCGTCGGCCTTCTCCCCGCATGGGGCGGCTCGACCGAACTGATGACGCGCGCGAAACAGAACAAACGCCTGCCTGGCGGCCCGATGCCGGCTGTAGGCGCCGTGTTCGAAACCATCTCGACCGCGAAAGTCGGCCTGTCGGCGTTTGAGGCGAAAGACCTTGGTTACTTCCGCGAAACCGACGGCGTGACGATGAACAAATCGCGCCTGCTGGCCGATGCCAAGAAAAAGGCGCTGGAACTCAGCGTCGACTTCAAGCCCGAAGTGCCGTTCAACATGACGCTGCCCGGCGCATCCGGCGCCGCCGCATTGTCGATGGCGGTCGATGGCTTCTTCCTGAAGGGTCAGGCGACGTCGTATGACGTGGTCGTTTCCGACAAGGTCGGCAAGGTGTTGACGGGCGGCGATCTTGCCGGCCCCGGCGTTGTGGTCACGCAGGATTACCTGCGCGAACTGGAACGCAAGCACTTCATGGAACTCGTGCATGACAAGCGCACCATGGCCCGCATCGAAACCATGCTGAAGACCGGCAAACCGCTGCGCGAACAGCCGTTGAAGGGCCAGACCGCCCAGAAGCTGCGCGAAGACGCGGACCGCCCGGGCTTCATCGCGCGTGCGATCACCAACCCGATCAAGGGCGTGTTCAACAAACTGACGCATAAAGCGGTCAACGACAACACGACCGCGCTGGAGCGGGACACCAAGGCCAAGGTCAATTGGCCGAACGTGACGCCGCCCAAGAAAACGCCGTAA
- a CDS encoding rhizobiocin, whose product MALVKGSIIADTLSGGATADTILGDKGSDTLSGLAGNDLIDGGLGNDVLNGGADDDALLGGEGNDTMDGGTGDDFMYGGDGSDIYYVDSVNDVVEETDATSAGGGIDEVNTLVNWTLGSFIENGRISSFGSGGVTLTGNALTNTLVSEATGTNTLDGGAGADIMSGTSGGNNVVFLVDQAGDTIVGAVGASDTIVADLSWSLTSQSTGVENLTLSAAAGAGATATGNSGANILTANNLGNTLLGAAGNDSLVGGNGNDSLDGGADNDAMVGGLGNDTYFMDNASDTVTEAVGEGTDTVNAGFTYTLLANFENLNLTGTGAFNGTGNAADNIINGNSGDNSLDGVSGTDTLNGNGGNDVLFVHSGSEVIDGGIGTDTIRSDVSYNLNSAISVENLILLGSGNTDGTGTSGSNVLTGNTGNNTLDGGGAGGTDTMIGGLGNDTYVIYNTGDQITEGVGQGTDTVIANSISYTLSGDLENLTLQTYVKYGSASLTGTGNSGANVITDNSTGYYGTINNVLNGGGGNDTLVNNAQSFSFGDLGGTTTLNGGTGADAMSSTSDNRTVFVVDDAGDTVDGDANKYGQFFDEVHSSISWDLAVNTTDVRDLTLTGTAHINGAGTADGNSITGNTGNNTLSGLAGNDYLNGGDGNDTLDGGADVDMMIGGLGNDTFIVDNVSDQISEVAGQGTDTVISSVDYTLSGNIENLTITGAAVTAIGDSGTNIITGNGNDNTIDGAGGADAMSGGIGNDTYFVDNSGDQVFEVAVAGTDTVNASASFTISPTAEIEILNLTGSGNIDGTGNAGVNTITGNTGNNTLDGGAGLDTLIGGAGNDTYITDNPGDVLSEVAGEGTDTVIAGYTYTIAAEFENLTLSGTGDFNATGNAANNVLTGNSGNNTLDGLAGADSMEGGAGNDYFIVDNTGDVATDFGGGFDEVFASASFTLGSGIENLTLDTLVVGAIDGTGNNLDNVITGTDDVNFLQGLAGNDGLYAYIGNDTLDGGTGADSMFGGQGDDTYYVDNASDQVFENFGEGNDTVYSSVTFTLTGSNVENLILTGAANLSATGTGDNDNITGNSGNNTLTGLGGNDTLIGGGGVDRLVGGDGDDYYVIDSTTDVVVEANTIGSGTDTVQTSVTYLLAANVENGVITAAGTLTGSAGGNMLTAEGIGANITLNGGLGADLLVNDSIGGTVTHVVDNAGDSVEGSAMGTDNVVSSVSFDMDVRGDINVDNLTLTGSAALNGYGNAANNTINGNSGANILDGRGGDDHLNGGAGNDTYYVDSNGDVLTDTSGIETVFANGVDWTLGTGFEKLTLLGVGNNDGAGNTLANTITGNDGSNSLFGGSGNDTLIGGLGSDILEGGLGADRLTGGGDSDTFYWGAANQGADTITDFQQGGGGDALDFSDILVGYNGNVSEFIQITQSGANTIVKVDVNGLAGGSSFVTYATLLNVNLGTDETTVLGNGNLIVT is encoded by the coding sequence ATGGCACTCGTCAAAGGCTCTATCATCGCTGACACTCTTTCGGGCGGCGCTACCGCTGACACCATTCTTGGCGACAAAGGCAGCGACACGTTGAGCGGTCTTGCTGGCAATGACCTGATCGATGGAGGCTTGGGCAACGACGTGCTGAATGGCGGCGCGGATGATGACGCGCTGCTGGGCGGCGAGGGCAATGACACGATGGATGGCGGCACCGGCGACGATTTCATGTATGGCGGCGACGGCAGTGATATTTACTACGTCGACAGCGTGAACGATGTGGTCGAAGAAACCGATGCAACTTCGGCAGGCGGCGGCATTGACGAAGTCAACACGCTCGTCAACTGGACGCTCGGTAGCTTCATCGAAAACGGTCGCATCAGCAGCTTCGGCTCCGGCGGCGTGACGCTCACGGGCAACGCGCTCACAAACACGCTGGTCAGCGAAGCGACTGGCACCAACACGCTCGATGGCGGGGCTGGCGCGGATATCATGTCCGGTACCAGCGGCGGCAATAACGTGGTGTTCCTTGTCGATCAAGCGGGCGACACCATCGTCGGCGCTGTCGGCGCATCCGATACGATCGTCGCAGACCTGAGCTGGAGCCTCACCTCGCAAAGCACTGGCGTTGAAAACCTCACCCTTTCCGCAGCAGCAGGAGCGGGCGCAACCGCGACCGGCAACTCGGGTGCCAACATCCTGACTGCCAACAACCTCGGCAACACGTTGCTGGGCGCGGCGGGCAACGACTCGCTGGTAGGCGGTAATGGCAACGACTCGCTGGACGGCGGCGCCGATAACGATGCCATGGTCGGCGGTCTGGGTAACGATACGTATTTCATGGATAACGCAAGCGACACCGTTACCGAAGCCGTGGGCGAAGGTACTGACACGGTCAATGCGGGCTTCACCTACACGCTGCTCGCCAACTTTGAAAACCTGAACCTTACCGGCACCGGTGCCTTCAACGGCACGGGCAACGCGGCTGATAACATCATTAATGGTAACTCAGGCGACAACTCGCTTGACGGCGTCTCTGGTACCGACACCCTGAACGGCAACGGCGGTAACGACGTGCTGTTCGTGCACTCAGGCAGCGAAGTCATCGACGGCGGCATCGGCACCGACACAATCCGGTCGGATGTCAGCTACAACCTGAACAGTGCAATCTCAGTCGAAAACCTCATTCTGTTGGGTTCGGGCAACACCGATGGCACCGGCACCAGCGGTTCGAACGTACTGACCGGCAACACCGGCAACAACACGCTGGATGGCGGCGGCGCGGGCGGCACCGACACCATGATCGGCGGGCTCGGCAATGATACCTACGTTATTTATAACACCGGCGACCAGATCACCGAAGGCGTGGGCCAGGGCACCGACACCGTCATCGCGAACAGCATTTCCTACACGCTGTCGGGCGACCTCGAAAACCTGACGCTGCAGACCTACGTCAAGTACGGCAGCGCCTCGCTGACCGGGACCGGCAACAGCGGCGCGAACGTCATCACCGACAACTCCACCGGCTATTACGGCACCATCAACAACGTCCTGAATGGTGGCGGCGGCAACGACACGCTGGTCAACAACGCGCAATCCTTCTCGTTCGGCGATCTGGGCGGCACGACCACCCTGAACGGCGGCACGGGCGCGGATGCCATGAGCAGCACCTCCGACAATCGCACCGTGTTCGTCGTCGACGACGCGGGCGACACAGTGGACGGCGATGCCAACAAATACGGCCAGTTCTTTGACGAGGTCCACTCCAGCATCAGCTGGGACCTCGCCGTCAACACGACCGATGTGCGCGACCTCACCCTCACCGGCACCGCCCACATCAACGGCGCGGGCACGGCGGATGGCAACAGCATCACCGGCAACACCGGCAACAACACGCTTTCCGGCCTTGCCGGCAACGACTACCTGAACGGCGGCGACGGCAACGACACGCTGGACGGCGGCGCGGATGTCGACATGATGATCGGCGGCCTCGGCAACGACACTTTCATTGTCGACAACGTTTCCGACCAGATCTCCGAAGTGGCGGGCCAAGGCACCGACACGGTGATTTCCTCGGTCGACTACACGCTGTCCGGCAACATCGAAAACCTGACCATCACCGGCGCGGCTGTCACCGCGATCGGTGATTCGGGCACCAACATCATCACCGGCAACGGCAACGACAACACCATCGACGGCGCCGGCGGCGCGGATGCGATGTCGGGCGGGATCGGCAACGACACCTACTTCGTCGACAACTCCGGCGACCAGGTGTTCGAAGTGGCGGTGGCGGGCACCGATACCGTCAACGCCTCGGCCTCCTTTACGATCAGCCCGACGGCGGAGATCGAGATCCTCAACCTCACCGGCAGCGGCAATATCGACGGCACGGGCAACGCAGGTGTCAACACCATTACCGGCAACACCGGCAATAACACGCTGGATGGCGGCGCGGGTCTCGATACCCTCATCGGGGGTGCCGGTAATGACACCTACATCACCGATAACCCCGGCGACGTATTGTCCGAAGTGGCGGGCGAAGGCACCGACACCGTGATTGCGGGCTATACCTATACCATCGCGGCCGAATTCGAAAACCTCACCCTGTCGGGTACGGGCGATTTCAACGCGACCGGTAACGCGGCCAACAACGTGTTGACCGGCAACTCCGGCAACAACACGCTCGACGGTCTCGCGGGCGCGGACAGCATGGAAGGCGGCGCGGGCAACGATTACTTCATCGTTGATAACACCGGCGATGTCGCAACCGATTTCGGCGGCGGCTTTGACGAAGTGTTCGCATCCGCTTCCTTCACGCTCGGCTCCGGCATCGAAAACCTCACGCTCGACACGCTTGTGGTCGGCGCAATCGACGGCACCGGCAACAACCTCGACAACGTCATCACCGGCACCGACGATGTGAACTTCCTGCAAGGTCTTGCTGGCAACGACGGGCTGTACGCCTATATCGGCAACGATACGCTGGACGGCGGCACGGGTGCCGACAGCATGTTCGGCGGCCAGGGTGACGACACCTACTATGTCGATAACGCGTCCGATCAGGTGTTCGAGAACTTTGGTGAAGGCAACGATACCGTCTATTCCTCGGTCACCTTCACGCTCACCGGCAGCAACGTCGAAAACCTGATCCTGACCGGCGCCGCGAACCTCTCGGCGACCGGTACCGGCGATAACGATAACATCACCGGCAACTCGGGCAACAACACGCTGACCGGCCTTGGCGGCAACGATACGCTGATCGGCGGCGGCGGTGTTGACCGTCTGGTCGGTGGCGACGGCGACGATTACTACGTCATCGACTCCACGACCGATGTGGTCGTCGAAGCCAATACGATTGGCTCCGGCACCGACACCGTCCAGACCAGCGTCACCTACCTGCTGGCGGCGAACGTCGAAAACGGCGTCATCACGGCGGCTGGCACGCTGACCGGCAGCGCGGGCGGTAACATGCTGACGGCAGAAGGCATTGGCGCGAACATCACCCTCAACGGCGGTCTCGGTGCCGATCTGCTGGTGAACGACAGCATCGGCGGCACGGTCACCCATGTGGTGGACAATGCCGGCGATTCGGTCGAAGGTTCGGCAATGGGTACCGACAACGTCGTATCCAGCGTCAGCTTCGACATGGATGTGCGCGGCGATATCAATGTTGATAACCTGACCCTCACGGGTTCGGCCGCCCTCAACGGCTACGGCAACGCGGCCAACAACACCATCAACGGCAACTCCGGCGCGAACATCCTCGATGGCCGCGGCGGCGACGACCACCTGAACGGCGGCGCCGGCAACGACACCTATTATGTCGATAGCAACGGCGACGTGCTGACCGATACCTCGGGTATCGAAACCGTGTTCGCGAACGGCGTTGACTGGACGCTGGGCACCGGCTTTGAAAAGCTCACGCTGCTGGGCGTTGGCAACAATGACGGCGCGGGCAATACGCTTGCCAACACCATCACCGGCAACGACGGTTCCAACTCGCTGTTCGGCGGTTCGGGCAACGATACGCTCATCGGCGGTCTGGGCTCCGACATCCTCGAAGGCGGCTTGGGCGCAGACCGCCTGACTGGCGGCGGTGACAGCGACACCTTCTATTGGGGCGCGGCCAATCAGGGTGCCGACACCATCACCGACTTCCAGCAGGGCGGTGGCGGCGATGCACTTGACTTCTCCGACATCCTTGTCGGTTATAACGGCAACGTGTCTGAATTCATCCAGATCACGCAGTCGGGCGCGAATACCATCGTCAAGGTGGATGTGAACGGGCTTGCGGGCGGCAGCAGTTTCGTGACTTACGCGACGCTCCTGAACGTCAACCTCGGCACCGACGAGACGACCGTTCTCGGTAACGGCAACCTGATCGTGACCTAA
- a CDS encoding thiolase family protein has product MTESKKVVIAGYVRSPFTPANKGELAGVRADDLMAQTVSGLIAKTGVDPKLVDDLKLGCAMPEGEQGLNMARLVVLQAGLPTEIGGVTINRFCGSSMQAIHDAAGAISMGMADAVIAAGVESMTSVPMGGFNPSPNPQLYKNVPGAYMGMGETAENVASRKNVTRAEQEEFSLKSQFKAAAAKQAGLTDGEIVNIKTPKGKIVSEDGCPRPESTAEGLAKLKPAFMREGTVTAATASPITDGAAAVLVCSEEFALKHGLEILAEVKSFAVVGLDPEVMGLGPIPATQKAMAKAGIDMSQVKFVEMNEAFASQSIACQRELGIADEKLNVHGGAIALGHPLGATGARITGKAAQLLHDNGKDGDYAISTQCIGAGQGITTVLKKYTPAAPKP; this is encoded by the coding sequence ATGACTGAATCTAAAAAAGTTGTAATCGCAGGTTACGTCCGCTCTCCCTTTACGCCCGCCAACAAGGGCGAGCTTGCCGGCGTGCGCGCCGACGACCTGATGGCACAGACCGTTTCCGGCCTGATCGCAAAAACCGGCGTCGATCCCAAACTGGTCGATGACCTGAAACTGGGCTGCGCGATGCCCGAAGGCGAACAGGGCCTCAACATGGCGCGCCTTGTGGTGCTGCAAGCGGGCCTTCCCACCGAAATCGGCGGCGTGACCATCAACCGTTTCTGCGGATCGTCGATGCAGGCGATCCACGACGCGGCCGGCGCGATTTCCATGGGCATGGCCGATGCGGTGATCGCAGCGGGCGTCGAGAGCATGACCAGCGTGCCGATGGGCGGCTTCAACCCGTCGCCGAACCCCCAGCTTTATAAAAACGTTCCCGGTGCCTATATGGGCATGGGCGAAACCGCCGAAAACGTCGCGTCGCGCAAAAACGTGACCCGCGCGGAACAGGAAGAATTCTCCCTGAAATCCCAGTTCAAGGCAGCTGCCGCAAAACAGGCCGGCCTGACCGACGGCGAAATCGTGAATATCAAAACGCCCAAGGGCAAGATCGTGTCCGAAGACGGCTGCCCCCGTCCGGAATCGACCGCCGAAGGTTTGGCGAAACTGAAACCCGCTTTCATGCGCGAAGGCACCGTGACCGCTGCAACCGCATCGCCCATCACCGATGGCGCGGCCGCGGTTCTGGTTTGCTCCGAAGAATTCGCGCTGAAGCACGGCCTTGAGATCCTCGCCGAAGTGAAATCATTCGCGGTTGTCGGCCTTGATCCCGAAGTCATGGGCCTTGGCCCCATTCCGGCGACGCAAAAAGCCATGGCAAAAGCCGGCATCGACATGAGCCAGGTGAAATTCGTTGAAATGAACGAAGCCTTCGCCAGCCAGTCGATCGCCTGCCAGCGCGAACTTGGCATTGCGGATGAAAAGCTCAACGTGCATGGCGGTGCCATCGCTCTCGGCCATCCGCTGGGCGCGACCGGCGCACGTATCACCGGCAAGGCGGCGCAGCTGCTGCATGATAACGGCAAAGACGGCGACTATGCGATTTCCACCCAGTGCATCGGCGCGGGGCAGGGCATCACGACCGTGTTGAAAAAATACACGCCCGCCGCTCCCAAACCCTGA
- a CDS encoding TIGR03032 family protein, with the protein MQTQPATTPEQSAPKASFTMSDGFTGHLGKLGISLALTSYQSGKFYLLGRAPQGQLMVHARNFEKAMGLHVTGNTLLLATLYQMQRFENALPKGKTVNSTYDACYVPRTTYNTGVLDAHDVGQLSNGEIIFVNTLFNCLATTSPKDSFIPVWKPPFISGIFGEDRCHLNGLAMENGKPRYVTLCGPSDTAQGWRAFRAGGGMVMDVQTNEIVCDGMSMPHSPRLHNGQLWVLNSGTGELGTVDLATKKFQPRAFLPGFLRGLSFHGKYAYVGLSKPRDKHFEGLPLDGKLRDARLDPVCGIDVVDLETGKRAEWMHIEGIGEVYDVAVLTGVTCPMAVGFAGEDLKGLLSHPPLDGNILAAL; encoded by the coding sequence ATGCAGACCCAGCCCGCCACAACGCCCGAACAATCCGCGCCAAAGGCTTCCTTCACGATGTCGGACGGCTTTACCGGACATCTGGGCAAGCTTGGCATATCGCTGGCGCTGACCTCCTACCAGTCAGGAAAATTCTATCTGCTCGGCCGCGCGCCGCAGGGGCAGCTGATGGTGCATGCGCGCAACTTCGAAAAGGCGATGGGGCTGCATGTGACGGGCAACACATTGCTGCTCGCGACGCTGTACCAGATGCAACGCTTCGAAAACGCGCTGCCGAAGGGCAAGACGGTCAACAGCACCTATGATGCCTGCTACGTCCCGCGCACGACATATAATACAGGCGTATTGGACGCGCATGATGTGGGACAGTTGTCGAACGGCGAGATTATTTTCGTCAACACGCTGTTCAACTGCCTTGCCACCACCAGCCCGAAAGACAGCTTTATCCCCGTGTGGAAACCGCCCTTTATCTCGGGCATTTTCGGCGAAGACCGCTGCCACCTGAACGGTCTTGCGATGGAAAACGGCAAACCGCGCTATGTCACGCTGTGCGGCCCCAGCGATACGGCGCAGGGCTGGCGCGCATTCCGCGCGGGCGGCGGCATGGTGATGGATGTGCAGACGAATGAAATTGTATGCGACGGCATGTCGATGCCGCATTCGCCGCGCCTGCACAACGGGCAGCTCTGGGTGCTGAATTCCGGCACCGGCGAACTGGGCACGGTCGATCTGGCGACAAAGAAATTCCAGCCGCGCGCGTTCCTGCCGGGTTTCCTGCGCGGGTTGTCGTTCCACGGAAAATACGCCTATGTCGGACTGTCGAAACCGCGCGACAAACATTTCGAAGGCCTGCCGCTGGACGGCAAGCTGCGTGATGCCAGGCTCGATCCTGTCTGCGGCATCGATGTCGTCGATCTTGAAACAGGCAAGCGCGCCGAATGGATGCATATCGAAGGCATCGGCGAAGTCTATGATGTCGCGGTGCTGACCGGCGTGACATGCCCGATGGCCGTCGGCTTTGCCGGTGAAGACCTGAAGGGGCTGCTCAGCCACCCGCCGCTTGACGGCAATATCCTGGCCGCGCTTTAA
- a CDS encoding amidohydrolase — MGIVKKIQDMKQEMTRWRQKLHQDPELAFEEKRTMRFITRQLEDFGIDVHPLTKTGVVGVLHGKNGPGGKAIMLRADMDGLPIHEKTGAVHASRNDGVMHACGHDGHMAMLLGAAKHLAQSKDFDGTVYFVFQPAEEHVGGAQEMIKQGLFTKFPADEVYGMHNYPGLPLGTMATGAGPMLAASEDFDITVRGKGGHTSRADNTTDVLGAAAEVALAFKEIAKKEIPATETATLTVTALSTQGDASNVLPDTAKITGTLRTFDEKLHARLTDEMIRVVDETEAKYGVLIDFDLRAGYPVLVNEKNATAFAIDVAKDTVGDAQVITPVPPTLGTEDFAFYLQHKPGNYIALGTGKPGAKDYQDIHSAKYDFNDAALPIGASYWVNLVEKALPLLNPPLPTDGTAPAAAATKPPAAPKP, encoded by the coding sequence ATGGGTATCGTCAAAAAAATCCAGGACATGAAGCAGGAAATGACGCGCTGGCGCCAGAAGCTGCATCAGGACCCCGAACTGGCATTCGAAGAAAAGCGCACCATGCGCTTCATCACCCGCCAGCTGGAAGATTTCGGCATCGATGTCCATCCGCTCACCAAAACCGGCGTCGTCGGCGTGCTGCACGGGAAAAACGGCCCGGGCGGCAAGGCGATCATGCTGCGCGCCGATATGGACGGCCTGCCCATCCACGAAAAAACCGGCGCGGTGCATGCGTCCCGCAATGACGGCGTGATGCATGCCTGCGGCCATGACGGCCATATGGCGATGCTGCTGGGCGCGGCAAAACATCTGGCGCAGTCGAAGGATTTCGACGGCACGGTCTATTTCGTGTTCCAGCCCGCCGAAGAACATGTGGGCGGCGCGCAGGAAATGATCAAGCAGGGCTTGTTCACCAAATTCCCCGCCGATGAAGTTTACGGCATGCACAATTATCCGGGCCTGCCGCTCGGCACCATGGCGACGGGCGCAGGGCCGATGCTGGCGGCATCCGAAGATTTCGACATCACCGTGCGCGGCAAGGGCGGTCATACGTCCCGCGCCGACAACACGACCGATGTGCTGGGCGCCGCCGCCGAAGTGGCGCTGGCGTTCAAGGAAATCGCCAAGAAAGAAATTCCCGCGACAGAAACCGCGACGCTGACCGTGACCGCGCTGTCCACGCAGGGCGACGCGTCGAACGTGCTGCCCGACACCGCCAAAATCACCGGCACGCTGCGCACCTTCGATGAAAAGCTCCATGCGCGTCTGACCGATGAAATGATCCGCGTGGTCGATGAAACCGAAGCGAAATATGGCGTGCTGATCGATTTCGACCTGCGCGCCGGATATCCCGTGCTGGTGAACGAGAAAAACGCGACCGCTTTCGCGATCGACGTCGCCAAGGATACAGTCGGCGATGCGCAGGTGATTACGCCCGTGCCGCCGACGCTGGGTACCGAAGATTTCGCGTTCTACCTGCAGCACAAGCCCGGCAACTATATCGCGCTTGGCACCGGAAAACCGGGGGCGAAGGATTATCAGGACATCCATTCCGCAAAATACGATTTCAACGACGCGGCGCTGCCGATCGGCGCAAGTTACTGGGTCAATCTTGTGGAAAAGGCGCTGCCGCTGCTCAACCCGCCGCTGCCAACGGATGGCACGGCACCCGCAGCCGCCGCAACCAAGCCGCCCGCTGCGCCGAAACCGTGA